Genomic DNA from Corallococcus silvisoli:
CACGGGCCTCCCCGAGGGCTGGTCCGCGTCCGGACAGGGCAAGGTGTCCACCCGCTCCGACGCGAAGGCCGAGGGCAGCCGCAGCCTCGTCATCGAGAGCCCCCAGGGTGGCGCGGAGACCACGGTGCAGTCCGAACCCGTGAAGCTCCAGGTGGGGCGCCTCTACCGGCTGAGCGCCTGGGTTCGCACGAAGGGCGTGCAGGCGGACGCGCAGGCCCGCTACCCCACGGCGCTGGGCGCGTGTCTGTCCATGCAGAGCTTCCCCTTCACCAACTGCTCACCGCCGCAGGGCGCGGACGCCAGCGGCCGGGTGCAGGTGCTCTTCTTCGCCACCAGCGCCAGCGACCGCGTGCGGGCGCACCTGGGCCACAACGGCAAGGCGACCGGCACCGCGTGGTTCGACGACGTGAAGCTGGAGGAGGTGGACGACATCACCGCGTATGTCCCCATGGAGAGCGTGCGCTGGGCGGGCAAGGGCTTCCGGTATGACGACGGCGGCTGGGTGTACGTGCACATCGAGGGCGAGCCCTACGAGCGCGGCCGTCAGTTCGGCGAGCTCGTGTCGCAGGAGATCGTCCGCTACATCGACAAGCTGGGCGTCCAGAAGGACAAGGCGGACTCCGCGAAGGGCTGGGCGCAGGTGCGCCTGCTGGCGGACTCGCTGTTCCTGCGCCGCTTCGACCCCGAGTACCTGGAGGAGATGAAGGGCATCGCCGACGGCGCGAACGTGGGCGGCGCGAAGTTCAAGGGGCCGGACCAGAAGGAGCGCGACCTGGATGTGCTGGACATCGTCGCGCTCAACTCCGCCGTGGACCTGGGCCAGCTGGAGGACGCCAACCGCGTGACGGCGTCCCCTCTGTCCGGCCGCACCTTCCTCAAGGGCGAGGACGAGAACGGCCGGGCGGGGGAGGGCGACCACTGCTCGTCGTTCGTGGCCACGAAGTCCGCGACGAAGGACGGCCGCGTCGTCATGGGGCAGATCTTCATGTGGAACGGCTACACCGGCGTCCACTGGGACGTGGTGCTGGACGTGCAGCCCACCAAGGGCCACCGCTTCGTGATGCAGACCTTCCCGGGCGGCATCCACAGCGGCTCGGACTGGATGGTCAACGACGCGGGCCTCGTCATCGGTGAGACGACGGTGGGCCAGACGCCCTTCAACATCGACGGCACCCCGCAGAGCAACCGCATCCGCCGGGCCGCGCAGTACGCCTCCTCCATCGACGACGTGGAGCGCATCCTCAAGGACCGCAACAACGGCCTCTACACCAACGACTGGACGCTGGCGGACACGAAGACGGACGAGGGCGCGTGCCTGCTGCTGGGCACCGCGAAGACGCGCCTGTGGCGCACGGGCGCCAAGGGCAAGGTGGCGGACACGCCCGGAAACCTGAAGGACTTCATCTGGGCCAACAACAACAACCGCGACCCGGAGGTCCGCAAGGAGTCCCTGCCCAACGCGAACAACGCCCCGGTGGACCTGGCCTTCAACACCTGGAACCGCGACATCGCCTTCCAGGAGGCCTATGCCCAGTACGGCAAGGGCGGCTTCGACGTGGACAGCGCCACGCGGATGATGGCCTCCAGCCCCATCAATCGCCCCCACGCGTGTGACGGCAAGGTCACCACGTCGGAGATGGCGGAGAAGCTGATGTTCCTGGCCCACTACGGCAAGACGACGCTGCGCGAGAAGATGGTGGGCAGCCGCTGGATTCCCGACCTGCCCGGCGCCACGCCGCACCTGTCCCTGGGCTACACCGCCTTCAGCCCCATCTACGTCGCGGATCAGCTGAAGGCGGCGAAGGCGAAGCAGAAGCCCGAGCCCAAGGAGGAGAAGCCCAAGCGCGACTTCGCCCGCGTGAAGGACGCGCTCTCCTTCGACGAGAAGCTGCTCTGGGCCAACACCGTGTTCCCCGCGACGGACGCGGACAACTGGTTCGTCAGCGGCTCGGCCGCGTACTGGACCCAGGTCAAGGACCTGCCGGAAGGGGACGACCTCTCCAAGGCCTTCGACGCCCAGCGCGACACGCTCGCGGAGCTCAACGCCCGCTACCTCTACCTGACGGCGCGCGAGGGCGACGTGGTGCCCACCGCCGCGCGCACGGACTACGGCCGCTATGGCACGTACGCGGTGCCGCGCATCAAGGGCACGTACCTGCTGCACCAGCTGCGGCTGACGCTGGGCAACGCGAAGTTCGCGAAGGTGATGGGCGCGGTGCACACGAAGTTCGCGAACAAGAAGCTCACCACCCAGGACTTCATCCGCACCGCCTCGGAGGCCGCGGGCCAGGACGTCTCGCCGCTCGTGAAGCAGTGGGTGGAGCGCGGCGGCCTGCCCGCGCCGCGCCTGACGTCCCGTGCCCAGAAGGCGAAGGAGGGCTACGAGGTGACGCTGAAGGTGGACCAGTCCGGCACGCCCTGGCGCTTCGCCACGCTGGTGGAGGTGCAGACGGAGAAGGGGGCCGTGGTGGAGCGCGTGGAGGTGAAGGGGGCCAGCGACACCTTCACGGTGAAGGTCGCGGACCGGCCGGTGCGCGTGGTGTTCAACGTGGGCAATGACATCCCCGTGGCCCGCGAGCGCTACCAGACCCTGGCCAACACGCTGGACGACTGGGAGAGGCTGCTCTTCGTGTACGGCTCCGCGCGCCAGGTGGAGTCCATGCGCACGCTGGCGCTGAACTACCGCGAGCAGCTGGCGGACGCGTCCCCGGAGAAGCTGGCGCCGCTCAAGCCGGACGCGGAGGTGACGGACGCGGAGCTGGCGGACCGCGACCTCGTCGTCTTCGGTGGCGCGGAGGACAACGGGCTGCTGGCGCGGCTGGCCTCGGAGAAGAAGCTGCCGGTGGAGCTGGGACGGCGGTTCTTCCGCTGGCAGGGCAAGACGTATGGCCGCGCGGATGACGGCCTCGCCATGGCGCTGCCCAACCCCTGGAACCCGAAGCGCACGCTCTACCTCTTCGTCGCCAACAGCGGCCTGGAGCTGTGGCACATGACGCGCTCCTTCCAGCGCGGCCTCCAGAGCTGGGCCCTGTTCCGCGCGGGCGAGGTGAGCGGCAAGGGCTTCCACACCCCTGACGGCCTCACCCAGGAGCTGTCCGTGGAGCTGCCCGCGCCCAAGCTGGGCATGCTCACGCCGTAGCGTCAGGAGGGCCTGAAGGCAGCGAGGCTCCCTGGGGCGCGCTCGTGGGGGATGTTCGCCACGAGCGCCCGCCGTACGCGAGGCCCGCTCACATTCCTGCGTCGGTCTGGGGGATCGCGGCGACCTCGAAGCTCAGCTCTTGCACGACGGTCTTGGGCGCCAAGGTGCCGGAGATCTTCAGCCCGGTATCCCGGGTGGTCTCCTGGACGGTGCAGACGGCGCCGTAACGACCCGTGCAGGGGTCGATTGAAACGACCGTGCACCGCGTTCGGGTCGTGAACTCCGCGCATGACTTGCACTCGTTCACGCTGGCCCACGAATCGATTTCGTCCTCGAGCTCCGGCCACGCCTTGCGCGGAGCTGGGGACTCGCGCCAACGGGTGGCCTCCTCGCAAGCCTTCCTCGCGCACGTCTGCTCATTCGCCCCCTTCTTCGATGCGCACTCGAGGGTGCGCGTCGACACGACCTCCGAGTCCTCGCAGGTCCAATCGGGCGTCGCCCCCATGCCCCGGAGCGTCTCCTCGGAGTCCAGGGCGATGCTCAGATTGGAGCAGGGCAGGTCTCCCTGTTGCGCGCAGTCGAGCCGCGCGGGGCATGTGCCTTCGGCACAGGACAGGACCACCAGACCCGCGCTTTGCTCCTCGTGGTACGTGTAGCCCGGGAGCTCGAGCTTGTGGCCGCAGGCGGCGATGCGCTGCCCGCACGCGAGTTCCTTGGGGACCTCGATGGGCGCGCAGCTGCCGTCACTCGTTACGCCCTGGGGTGCGAGGTTCACGCCCGCGAGCCCCAGGTTGAAGTACGCCGACTTGCGGACCTTCTCGTCGCCGTAGCGCACCGCGAGGTTCGAGGCATGGATGGACTCCGTCTTCTTCCCACGCTTCAGCTCGCAGAGCCCGAGGTCCGCCCAGATCGCACCTCGGATCCGGTCGGCCTCGGCGGCCTTCCGCAACAAGGGGCAGGCTCGCGCGAAGTCCTTCTCGCGAAACGAGGCGAGGCCGGCCTTCCAGTCGTCGTCCGAGGACCGGGCGAGCGCGGGCGTGGTGACGAGCAGGAAGAGGACGAGGACCGAACGCATGCGGAAAGTCTCCAAACGGGGTGTGGCTTCTCTCGTGGCCTCCGCTCGATTTGCAAGGCTCGCACCACCCCGTCCGCCCCAGCAATCCGCCTGGGCCGTGGCTGTCCAGCCACGGTCTTGTGTGCCCGGGCGTGGCCGAAATGCGTCACGCCGCCGTCCTGCTCCCTCGCGCACCGATAGCTCCGGCCCACGGAGCGTGCTTCCGTCTGCTCCCATGACGAAGCCACCGAATCGCGGGGAGGTACAAGGCCGCGTGAAACCAGGAGGAGGCTGACGCGTGGACGAGTACGACTGGATCGCGGACTGGTATGCATCCCAACGCGCGGGCCACATGGGCGTTCCGGAGGTGACCGCGCTCGCGGCCTCGCTTCCGGCCGGCGCCTCGGTGCTGGACGTCGGCTGCGGCACGGGGTTGCCGCTGACGAAGGTGCTGCTGGAGCATGGCTGCCATGTGATGGGCGTGGACAGCTCCCGCGAGCTGCTGGCGCGCTTTCAAGAGAACTTCCCTCACGTGCCGGTGATCCATGCGCCCATCCAGTCGTGTGACCTACAGGCGCGAACGTTCGATGCCGCGATCGCTTGGGGAGTCCTGTTCCACCTGACCCACGAAGAGCAGGGACATGCGATCGCCAATATCGCGAGGGCATTGAAGCCCGGCGCCGCGTTCCTCTTCACCTCGGGCGACGCCCACGGCTCCATCGATGGCGAGCCGATGAATGGCGTGCCGTTCCGCTATCACTCGTACAGCGTCGACGGGTATCGGGACCTGCTGCGCGCGCACGGACTCACGCTGGAAGCGACGCGCACGGACGCAGGGGGGAACGTCTACTTCCTGTCGCTCAAGACGGGATGAGCAGCGAGGCACAGGCCGGAGGTCGAGCCGCCGCGGACGGCCTGCTCCGCAATCGTTTGCGCCGCGCATCGTAGGGGCTCTGGCGATCCCTCGCTGCATCCACGACCTTCATCCTGGCCAGGACGCCATGACCTACCGACACTCCCTCCACGGCCAGAGCCCTGCCTCCGCGGCCAGAGCCCTCTCCTTGCTGGTGCTGACCGCCGCGATGGTGCTCACCGTGCCGGCCGTCGCGGCCCCGCGCTCGCCCAGTGGCGCGCCCCCGCAGTTCACCCAGGTCATCGAGCGGGAAGTGCCGGCCATCATGAAGGAGGCCCATATCCAAGGCGCGGCCGTGGGCCTGATCGTCGGAGGCAAGCTGGTCTACGCCAAGGGCTTCGGCTTCGCGGACCACGCGGGCAAGGTGCCTGTGACGCCCGACACGGTGTTCGTCGCTGCCTCGCTGTCCAAGCCGATCGCCAGCTGGGTGACGATGCGTCTGGCCGAGCAGGGGCGCGTGCAGTTGGATGCGTCGGTGGCCGATGTGCTGTCGCCGTGGCCGCTGACGCAGAACCAGTTCGACCATCGCCTGATCACGATCCGCCGCCTGCTGTCGCACACCGCGGGCACGACCCTGGGCGGGTATCAGGGCTGGCTCGACTTCAAGGAGCTGCCGAGCCTGGAGGAGTCGCTGGCCGGCAAGACCAATGGCCGCGGCGCCGTGGAGCTGTTCGCGCCGGTCGGCGTGAAGTTCCAGTACTCCGGCGGCGGCTACACCCTGATGCAGTTGGCCATCGAGCGGACCACGCAGCGCAAGTATTCGGACCTCGCGCGCGAGCTGGTGTTCCGGCCGCTGGGCATGAAACACAGCAGCGTCGCCATGACGCCGGAGGTGCTGGCCGGCGCGGCGCAGGGCCACGACGATGAGGGCAAGCCGGCGCCGGCGCGCTACTACGCCGAGCAGGCGCCTTCGACCCTGACCACCACCGTCCGAGACTTCGCCCGCTGGATGATTGCCGGCATGGCGAACACCGCTGGCGCGCATCCCCTGACCCAGGCGCAGCTGGCCAAGCTGTACACACCCGCGGAGCTGAGCACGCCGCGCGCGCCCGATGAGGCCGTCTACGGCCTGGGCCACTTCATCGAACGCCTCGGCGACGGCAGCACCGCCGTCGGTCACGACGGACGCAACCAGGCCGGCTTCCGCGCCAAGTTCTTGATGCGTCCGCAGTCCGGCGACGGCATCGTCTTCTTCAGCAACTCCCGCAGCG
This window encodes:
- a CDS encoding class I SAM-dependent DNA methyltransferase; the encoded protein is MDEYDWIADWYASQRAGHMGVPEVTALAASLPAGASVLDVGCGTGLPLTKVLLEHGCHVMGVDSSRELLARFQENFPHVPVIHAPIQSCDLQARTFDAAIAWGVLFHLTHEEQGHAIANIARALKPGAAFLFTSGDAHGSIDGEPMNGVPFRYHSYSVDGYRDLLRAHGLTLEATRTDAGGNVYFLSLKTG
- a CDS encoding C45 family autoproteolytic acyltransferase/hydolase, encoding MPHLRLMWKQSRLLWPTLAACAAAPVWAAPAPVAVPNAGFEAAAPTGLPEGWSASGQGKVSTRSDAKAEGSRSLVIESPQGGAETTVQSEPVKLQVGRLYRLSAWVRTKGVQADAQARYPTALGACLSMQSFPFTNCSPPQGADASGRVQVLFFATSASDRVRAHLGHNGKATGTAWFDDVKLEEVDDITAYVPMESVRWAGKGFRYDDGGWVYVHIEGEPYERGRQFGELVSQEIVRYIDKLGVQKDKADSAKGWAQVRLLADSLFLRRFDPEYLEEMKGIADGANVGGAKFKGPDQKERDLDVLDIVALNSAVDLGQLEDANRVTASPLSGRTFLKGEDENGRAGEGDHCSSFVATKSATKDGRVVMGQIFMWNGYTGVHWDVVLDVQPTKGHRFVMQTFPGGIHSGSDWMVNDAGLVIGETTVGQTPFNIDGTPQSNRIRRAAQYASSIDDVERILKDRNNGLYTNDWTLADTKTDEGACLLLGTAKTRLWRTGAKGKVADTPGNLKDFIWANNNNRDPEVRKESLPNANNAPVDLAFNTWNRDIAFQEAYAQYGKGGFDVDSATRMMASSPINRPHACDGKVTTSEMAEKLMFLAHYGKTTLREKMVGSRWIPDLPGATPHLSLGYTAFSPIYVADQLKAAKAKQKPEPKEEKPKRDFARVKDALSFDEKLLWANTVFPATDADNWFVSGSAAYWTQVKDLPEGDDLSKAFDAQRDTLAELNARYLYLTAREGDVVPTAARTDYGRYGTYAVPRIKGTYLLHQLRLTLGNAKFAKVMGAVHTKFANKKLTTQDFIRTASEAAGQDVSPLVKQWVERGGLPAPRLTSRAQKAKEGYEVTLKVDQSGTPWRFATLVEVQTEKGAVVERVEVKGASDTFTVKVADRPVRVVFNVGNDIPVARERYQTLANTLDDWERLLFVYGSARQVESMRTLALNYREQLADASPEKLAPLKPDAEVTDAELADRDLVVFGGAEDNGLLARLASEKKLPVELGRRFFRWQGKTYGRADDGLAMALPNPWNPKRTLYLFVANSGLELWHMTRSFQRGLQSWALFRAGEVSGKGFHTPDGLTQELSVELPAPKLGMLTP
- a CDS encoding serine hydrolase domain-containing protein, which produces MLTAAMVLTVPAVAAPRSPSGAPPQFTQVIEREVPAIMKEAHIQGAAVGLIVGGKLVYAKGFGFADHAGKVPVTPDTVFVAASLSKPIASWVTMRLAEQGRVQLDASVADVLSPWPLTQNQFDHRLITIRRLLSHTAGTTLGGYQGWLDFKELPSLEESLAGKTNGRGAVELFAPVGVKFQYSGGGYTLMQLAIERTTQRKYSDLARELVFRPLGMKHSSVAMTPEVLAGAAQGHDDEGKPAPARYYAEQAPSTLTTTVRDFARWMIAGMANTAGAHPLTQAQLAKLYTPAELSTPRAPDEAVYGLGHFIERLGDGSTAVGHDGRNQAGFRAKFLMRPQSGDGIVFFSNSRSGLALDRVVCLWGADVAKVEPATTCKK
- a CDS encoding tetratricopeptide repeat protein, encoding MRSVLVLFLLVTTPALARSSDDDWKAGLASFREKDFARACPLLRKAAEADRIRGAIWADLGLCELKRGKKTESIHASNLAVRYGDEKVRKSAYFNLGLAGVNLAPQGVTSDGSCAPIEVPKELACGQRIAACGHKLELPGYTYHEEQSAGLVVLSCAEGTCPARLDCAQQGDLPCSNLSIALDSEETLRGMGATPDWTCEDSEVVSTRTLECASKKGANEQTCARKACEEATRWRESPAPRKAWPELEDEIDSWASVNECKSCAEFTTRTRCTVVSIDPCTGRYGAVCTVQETTRDTGLKISGTLAPKTVVQELSFEVAAIPQTDAGM